In Chryseobacterium gleum, a single genomic region encodes these proteins:
- a CDS encoding TonB-dependent receptor: MKKKIICAFALLSFGFAFSQETSSKIFGRLKGISSEVTVKVVHIPTNSTFETKSNSKGQFSLDNLQPGGPYKIEISDGSQVIYENPNLQLSLGNNDLPVVDVGSKEKTIDEVKITSKKTTAKYGVGISQAQISGLPNINRGIQDVTKLIPQSANNSFNGTNFRYNNVTIDGSINNDAIGFSPSLGGQTGTSGMPGSSTRSNSISLDAIQDVQVYIAPYDVKLGNFLGGSINAVTRSGSNDVTGSIYAYGRNAAITGRNRVGDNSKMPSDFQDFIYGGRVGLPVVRDKVFLFTNLEYTKRTDPVFYNANDPGALVNEQVAQQISDFVRNKYGFNVGSFNQYNNFSESSKLFNKLDWKINDKHTLSIKNNTVFSQASNLERDGANFRFSSMDFVQKNTASTTTLELKSRFNDQWSNNLVLGYSSIHDYRDPTSGNAMFPQVEIAYNGGTILLGNDREATVFNMKQKTFEITDNLTYKKGNHTFLLGTHNELYNINYGFVNALNGRISYKSLNDFYNGTPARIRGTYPFNGDSRQTLFDNPYAQYKVNLLSLYLQDEINWGRVRLSPGVRVDYTDLPNKPQLSPLVSNSPQDPNAGNTYNNTPLNQLTNNYLNKPTFSPRLGFTIDLTENRSMVLRGGSGIFVGRIPFAWLGYAYYNDGVGFGSYDYNSPTPAQLAANGDPLNSANFPKWQNSSKVQVDLIDNNFKMPRVWRSSLAFDYTLAGYKLTLEGIYTKVLYDLKFQQVNKTDNVTYYSYDVNHEMPIYTTNINSNFSNAYLLSNTKEGYRYNLTAQLSKSYDFGFNFFVAYTYGDAKDITNGIRNSMESNWQMNQSLTPNDPKLTTSNFAIKNRVVANLGYAFNISDMNRLYTNVYFNAQSGNPFSWGFVNSTIANTGQAAGLAYIFKDAAEASKYIVPIKDASGNVLVTAQQQIADYENFINSNDYLKSRRGKFTERNGDFTPWNIQADIRIMDEIRLSKKSKNNIQISLSIINFTNLLNRDWGKVYFVPNTFNSTASVGLTKVGNVAAGQPSAGDPTYNFKTPGLPYTIDQFASRFQAQLGVRYNF; encoded by the coding sequence ATGAAGAAAAAAATCATCTGTGCTTTTGCTCTGTTATCTTTCGGGTTTGCATTTTCACAGGAAACCAGCTCTAAAATTTTTGGAAGATTAAAGGGAATTTCTTCCGAAGTTACAGTGAAGGTAGTACATATTCCTACCAATAGTACCTTTGAAACGAAAAGTAACAGCAAAGGTCAGTTCAGCTTAGATAATCTTCAGCCGGGAGGCCCTTATAAAATTGAAATATCTGACGGATCACAGGTAATCTATGAAAATCCGAATCTGCAACTTTCTTTAGGAAATAACGACTTGCCTGTAGTAGATGTAGGAAGTAAAGAGAAAACAATTGATGAGGTAAAAATCACTTCTAAAAAGACCACAGCAAAATATGGAGTAGGAATCAGTCAGGCTCAGATTTCAGGTCTTCCGAATATTAACCGAGGCATTCAGGATGTTACCAAGCTAATTCCTCAGAGTGCCAACAACTCTTTCAACGGAACTAATTTCCGTTATAATAACGTGACTATTGATGGTTCTATCAATAATGACGCTATTGGTTTCAGTCCTTCATTGGGAGGGCAGACAGGGACTTCCGGAATGCCCGGAAGCAGTACCCGTTCCAATTCTATAAGTCTGGATGCTATTCAGGATGTGCAGGTGTATATTGCGCCTTATGATGTGAAACTGGGGAATTTCCTTGGAGGAAGTATTAATGCCGTTACCCGAAGCGGGAGTAACGATGTTACAGGTTCAATTTATGCATACGGAAGAAATGCTGCAATTACCGGTAGAAACAGGGTAGGAGATAATTCTAAGATGCCCAGCGATTTCCAGGACTTTATTTATGGTGGAAGAGTCGGATTACCGGTTGTAAGAGACAAAGTGTTTTTATTTACAAACCTGGAATATACCAAAAGGACAGATCCTGTATTCTATAATGCCAATGATCCGGGAGCATTGGTGAATGAACAGGTTGCCCAGCAAATTTCAGACTTCGTACGCAATAAGTACGGATTCAATGTCGGAAGTTTTAACCAGTACAATAACTTCTCTGAAAGCTCTAAACTTTTCAATAAGTTAGATTGGAAAATTAATGATAAACATACTTTATCCATTAAAAACAATACCGTATTTTCACAGGCGTCCAATCTGGAAAGAGACGGAGCCAACTTCAGATTCTCCAGTATGGATTTCGTTCAGAAAAACACAGCATCTACCACTACACTTGAATTAAAAAGCCGTTTTAATGATCAATGGAGTAATAATTTAGTCTTGGGTTATTCTTCTATTCATGATTACAGAGATCCTACTTCGGGAAATGCGATGTTTCCACAGGTGGAGATTGCTTACAACGGAGGAACAATCCTGTTGGGTAATGACAGAGAAGCCACTGTTTTCAATATGAAGCAGAAAACTTTTGAAATCACGGATAACCTTACCTATAAAAAAGGAAATCATACCTTCCTGTTGGGAACTCACAATGAATTATACAATATCAACTATGGTTTTGTAAATGCCCTGAACGGAAGAATTTCCTATAAAAGCCTGAATGATTTTTATAACGGAACTCCCGCCAGAATAAGAGGAACTTATCCTTTCAACGGAGACAGCAGACAGACCCTTTTTGATAATCCTTATGCTCAATATAAGGTGAATCTGCTTTCTCTGTATCTTCAGGATGAGATCAATTGGGGAAGAGTAAGACTTTCACCGGGAGTAAGAGTAGATTACACAGACTTACCGAATAAACCGCAGTTGAGTCCATTGGTAAGCAATTCTCCTCAGGATCCAAACGCTGGAAATACTTACAATAATACTCCGTTAAACCAGCTTACCAACAACTATCTGAATAAGCCGACATTCTCGCCAAGACTTGGATTTACCATTGATCTTACTGAGAACAGGTCTATGGTGCTGAGAGGAGGCTCAGGTATTTTTGTGGGAAGAATTCCTTTCGCATGGCTAGGATATGCTTATTACAATGACGGGGTAGGTTTCGGAAGTTATGACTACAATTCACCAACACCTGCACAGCTTGCTGCCAACGGAGATCCGTTGAATAGTGCCAATTTCCCGAAATGGCAGAATTCGTCAAAAGTTCAGGTAGACCTTATTGACAATAATTTTAAAATGCCAAGAGTCTGGAGAAGCTCTTTAGCTTTCGATTATACGCTGGCCGGATATAAATTAACCTTAGAAGGAATTTATACGAAGGTGCTTTATGACCTGAAATTCCAACAGGTAAATAAAACAGATAATGTGACATATTACAGCTATGATGTGAATCATGAAATGCCGATCTATACAACCAATATCAACAGTAATTTTTCCAATGCATATCTTTTATCCAATACAAAAGAAGGATATCGTTACAATTTAACAGCACAGCTTTCAAAATCCTATGATTTCGGATTCAATTTCTTTGTAGCCTACACTTACGGGGATGCTAAAGATATTACCAATGGTATCCGAAACTCAATGGAAAGTAACTGGCAGATGAACCAGTCTCTTACTCCTAACGATCCGAAGCTCACAACATCTAATTTCGCCATCAAAAACAGAGTAGTGGCCAATCTTGGATATGCCTTTAATATCTCTGATATGAACAGATTATACACCAATGTATATTTTAATGCTCAATCGGGAAATCCTTTTTCATGGGGATTTGTGAACAGTACCATTGCCAATACAGGACAGGCTGCCGGACTTGCGTATATCTTTAAAGATGCTGCAGAAGCCTCCAAATATATAGTTCCTATAAAAGATGCCTCAGGAAATGTTTTGGTAACTGCTCAGCAGCAGATTGCTGATTACGAAAACTTTATTAACAGTAACGACTATCTGAAATCCAGACGAGGTAAATTCACAGAAAGAAACGGAGATTTTACTCCATGGAACATTCAGGCGGATATCAGAATCATGGATGAAATCAGGTTGAGCAAGAAATCTAAGAATAATATTCAGATCTCATTGAGTATCATCAATTTCACCAATCTACTGAATAGGGATTGGGGTAAAGTTTATTTTGTTCCTAATACTTTCAACTCTACAGCAAGTGTCGGGTTGACAAAAGTAGGAAATGTAGCAGCAGGACAGCCTTCTGCAGGAGATCCTACTTACAACTTCAAAACACCGGGACTGCCTTATACTATTGATCAGTTTGCATCAAGATTTCAGGCACAGCTTGGGGTGAGATATAATTTTTAA
- a CDS encoding outer membrane beta-barrel protein — MKKTFSVLFFFCIVIICAQIKFEKGYIINNSDVKKEVLIKNQGWANNPDTFTYKTDEKSGESTGTPSTIKEFGVYNDVKYVTYNGDIDYSSDNTGDLSFIREPEFKKASVFLKEIATGNKNLYSYQGHNIIRYFYSDSDSSIKPLIYKKYFFNGNNLQVAANEEYIDQLKTIFSDDNTAQATASKTRYTSNDLKKIFSTYNSKFAGAANDRNISDTKRDSKFNLAIRPGLNFYSPLEITKTFSNEGAPSKTGFRIGVEAEIVLPFNRGKWSVVAEPTFSLYNNKTAVRTTNGNLYNINVENYSFISIPLSVRHYMFINDKSKIFINAGINLLTLKTSSAKDLTMDYDGYVFDRLKLSSSQAFKSAVFGIGYNYNNKYIIEARYNTAMNLLEEKGPKANLKYASIILGYNIF; from the coding sequence ATGAAAAAAACATTCTCAGTACTCTTTTTCTTTTGTATTGTTATCATCTGCGCTCAGATAAAATTTGAAAAAGGTTATATCATCAACAATAGTGACGTAAAAAAAGAAGTGCTTATCAAAAACCAAGGATGGGCAAACAATCCGGATACCTTCACTTACAAAACAGATGAAAAATCAGGAGAAAGTACAGGAACACCTTCTACAATTAAAGAATTCGGTGTTTATAATGATGTAAAATATGTTACGTACAACGGTGATATTGATTATTCATCTGATAATACCGGAGATCTTTCTTTCATCAGGGAGCCTGAATTTAAAAAGGCGTCTGTATTTCTTAAAGAAATTGCAACAGGTAATAAAAACCTGTACTCTTATCAGGGTCACAATATAATCAGATATTTCTATTCTGATTCAGATTCTTCTATCAAGCCCTTGATTTATAAAAAATACTTTTTCAATGGAAATAATTTGCAGGTTGCAGCCAATGAAGAATATATTGATCAATTGAAGACCATATTTTCAGATGATAATACAGCTCAGGCAACTGCTTCCAAAACAAGATATACAAGTAATGACCTAAAGAAAATTTTCTCTACATATAACAGTAAATTTGCCGGAGCTGCTAATGACAGAAATATTTCTGACACTAAAAGAGATTCAAAATTTAATTTAGCTATCAGACCTGGGCTCAATTTTTACTCACCTTTAGAAATAACAAAAACCTTCAGTAACGAAGGTGCTCCTTCAAAAACTGGATTTAGGATTGGGGTTGAAGCAGAAATTGTACTGCCTTTTAATAGAGGTAAATGGTCAGTTGTGGCTGAACCAACATTCTCTCTTTACAATAATAAGACAGCTGTAAGAACAACTAATGGTAATTTATATAACATTAATGTAGAGAATTATTCATTCATCAGCATTCCTTTAAGTGTAAGACACTACATGTTCATCAATGACAAATCAAAGATCTTTATTAATGCCGGTATTAATCTCCTAACTCTGAAAACAAGTTCAGCAAAGGATTTAACCATGGATTATGACGGATATGTATTTGACAGATTAAAATTATCTTCATCTCAAGCTTTCAAAAGCGCTGTTTTTGGAATAGGGTACAATTATAATAACAAATACATTATAGAAGCAAGATATAATACAGCCATGAATCTACTTGAAGAAAAAGGGCCTAAAGCAAACTTAAAATATGCTTCCATAATTCTGGGAT